ATAGGTCCCAGCGGCGACGATGGCGCAGGCGCGGCTTTGGATCGTGCTGGTGCCGATGGATTTGTAACTGAGCCAGCGGAACAACTCGCCGAAACCCGGAATGTCGCGCCCGGCGTGGTCGCGGCGAACTTTCTCGAGCGCTTCGGGGGTGACATCGCGGCCGGTCAGCCCGGTGCCGCCCGTAGCGACGATCGCGTCGATCCGGGAATCGGCCATCCAGGCTTCCAGCCGATGCGCGATTGCATCGCTATCGTCGCGAACGATCGCCCGCTCGACCAGCCTGTGGCCGGCGCCTTCGATCCGGCCTGCGAGGATATCGCCCGACGTATCGTCGGCTGCCGTGCGGCTGTCGGATACCGTCAGCACTGCGATCCCGATCGGCGTGAAGGTGCGGTCGTAATCGATGGGCATCAGTCGCGCGATGTCAGGCGCACGCCGCCGCCGCCCGAAAGCTCCGGGAAAGTCGGCCACATGCCCTGCGCCAGAGCGATCCGGCTTTCCGAAGCGCCGCCGGCCTGCCGCTCGTACATCCAGTAATTGCGCATCACGATCGCGACATAGCCGCGCGTTTCCCAATAGGGGATGCTTTCCATGTAGAGCAGGGGATCGCCCTGGTCGCGGATCTCGGTGTTCCACCGGGTGACCGGCGAAAGGCCGGCGTTGTAAGCGGCCATCACTTTCGGCAGCAGGCCGCCGGTGGCGCCGGAATCGCGCAGCATCTGCAGGTGTTCCTGGCCGAACGCGAGATTGATTTCGGGCCGGGCGAGATCGCTGGCATTGCCCGAAACGCCCAGTTTCGCGCGGTGATCGATCGCAGCGGCGGGCATGATCTGCATCAGACCGCGCGCGCCGGCCGGGCTGACGGCATCGGCCCGAAACACCGATTCCTGCAATGTATGGGCATAGGCGAGCGCGGGATCGACGCGCCATCCGTTCACCGGCTGCCATTTCGGGGCGGGATAGCGCAGCGCCGGTTCGGCCCGCGCACCGCGCGGCGCATTGTGCGCCATCCACAACTGTGTCGATGGCAGGCCCATTTCGCGCGCGAGCCGGGACAGCTCGTCGTAGTTTTCCGGGTCGCCGATCTGCGCCTCGTGCCGCAAAACCTCGTCGGCGAGACGATCGCGTCCGATCTCGGCCAGGGCCACCGCGATACGCACGTTCTCGATCTCGCGCAGCTTGCGCCAGTCCTCCATTGCGAAATCCGCGCTCGCGTGGTTCTGCGGGAGATGCTGGCCGAGCTGCTCGCGGGCGAGCATGCCGTAAAGCGTCTCGTCGAGCCGTGCGGCACCGCGCAAGCGCTCGGCTGCCTTCTCCGGCTGGCGGCACCGGATCGATGCACGGCTCGACCAGTAGAATGCGGCTGCCGTCAGCTCGTTGTTGGTGGAACCGCGCGCTGCCCGTTCGAAGCTGTCGGCGGCGGTCTCGCAATCGTTCAACCGCCATGCCGCCAGTCCGGCCACCCAGTCGCCTTCCGCGACCCAGGCGCCCGAGCCGTCGCGCACGGTCTGCGCCATGGCGAGCGCGGCCGGATCGTTGTTCTCGATGTAGTAGCTGAAAGCCACGCGCTGCCGCCATTCGGCGCGAGCGGGCGGGCTGAGCAGGGCATCGACGCCGTCGAGGAGCTGGCGTGCGCCGTCGGGGTCGTCGTTGCTGATCCGGTCGAGAATGGCCTGGCGCACATCCGCCGGCATTGTCCCGTCGTCGACGGTCGAGGGCCGTACCCGTTTCGAGGCGTACGGCTGCCTGACGAAGCTCTGCCGCTGCGGAAGATAGGGGGCCGACATCAGGCCGCGCTTCAGCCCCAGATTGCCCATTTGCTCGGCATGCGGCAGGCGGCTGCCCTCTGCCAGCCAGGCCTGGATCGCGGGCAATTCCACCCGCGGGCTGGTTGCAGCCAGGTAATATTCCGCTTTCGCCACCTGGTGCAGCGGGCCGTCGGAGCGCTCTGCCAGCATGGCCTCCACCCGCGACCAGTCCTGCCGATCAATCGCCTGGAACAGGTCCGTGTAGTATTCGCGGTCGGGGCGGCTGAGCAGTTCGGGAACATTGCTGTTGAGGGCACGCGAACGGAAATACTCGGCGGCACTGCTGTTGGCGGCCGCCGGCGTCGCAACGACCGCGGAAGCGAAGAGCGCTGCAGTGGCCGCTATCAGCGTCAACCATCGGGTCGGGTCAGGTTTCGCCATAAGTCCAATCGAGCCAGCATCGCCAGAACCGCTCGCGCCGCCGTGCCGATCGGCGCATATCCGCGAGCCCTCCGGCACCCATCGCGGGAATGCTTGTTCCTTCATGGTTAATATTGCGTAAAATTGCAGGGCCTTGCGTCATATCGTGCCCCAGAAGCGGCGGAATGTTGCGCCCGAGAAAAAGGATTCTGCCCGGTTTCACCAGCCCGACATGATGAATCAGAAGCTCGCCCAGGCCGGCGGCACGAATGGCGTCCCAGTCCGGCGCGACATCGTGGCGAGGCAGCAGGGATGCGGTGTAGACCGTCTCGGGTGTCAACCCCGCCGCGCGCAGGAACCCTTGCAGCAGCGCGCCGTCGGGGCCGGAAAGCAGCCGTTCGCGATCTCCCTCCTCGGGCTGGTTGACAACGACCATCAGGCGGGCCTGTGCAGGACCGGCAGGCGGCACGCGCGGAAAGGAGCCGCCGGTATCGAGCACGTCGGCGGTGAGCCACCACTCGCGGAACGCCGCCAGGTCGCCCGGCCAGCTGCTTTTGTCCACATCGACCCGAGGGGTCGCTTCAACCGCGGGTGCGCGTTCGCGGACCGGCTCTGCCGGCCGGGACTCGACCGCGGGAACGGCCGGGGCCTCGGCCTCTTCCGGCGAAGCCAGCCAGGCCGTAGCGTCGTCGGCGAAATCGCAATCGACGCCGGCATCGCGCCACCAGTCGATCGCGGCGGCAAACTGGCCGGAAAGCGGGAGGGGCGGGCGTTCTGCCATCAGGCTTGCGGTCTTGACCTGCCCTGCCGCAGCAATCAAGGCATGATGCAAGCCCGGGGCAGCAAAGAGACGAAGGATCATTTGGGATGAGCGAACGCGAATCGATGCCGTGCGACGTGGTGATCGTGGGCGGCGGGCCGGCCGGCCTCGCCGCAGCGATCCGCCTCAAGCAGATCAACGACGCGCTCGAGGTGGTCGTACTGGAAAAAGGCTCCGAGATCGGAGCGCATATTCTTTCCGGCGCGGTGGTCGATCCCAAGGCGCTCGACGAACTTCTGCCCGAATGGCGCGACCAGGGTTGCCCGATGGCGGAAGTGCCGGTGACAGATAACTGGCACTGGGTGCTGTCGAGGGGCGGCAAGAGGGCCATCCCCCACCTGTTCATGCCGCCGTTCCTGTCGAACGACGGCTGCTACACCGGTTCGCTGGGCAATATGACCCGCTGGCTGGGCGAGCAGGCGGAAGCTCTCGGCGTCATGGTCTTCCCGGGCTTTCCCGCTGCCGACGTGCTCTTCGACGATAGCGGCGCGGTCGCGGGCGTGGTGACGCAGGACATGGGCGTGGCCGCCGACGGCAGCCACAAGCCCGATTACCAGCCCGGCATGGAAATCCACGCTAAGTATACCCTGTTTGCCGAGGGTGCGCGCGGCAACCTGACCAAGCGGATCAAGGCGCGCTTCGATCTGGAGGCCGACTGTCAGCCGCAGGTCTATGGCCTGGGCATCAAGGAGCTGTGGGACATCGATCCCGACAAGCATGTGCCGGGCCGCGTGATCCACACGCAGGGCTGGCCCCTGTCGGAAAGCGACACCTGGGGCGGCGGCTTCCTCTACCATCAGGCGGGCGGGCAGGTCGCGCTCGGTTTCGTCACCGCGCTCGATTACGAGAACCCCTACGTCTCGCCGTTCCAGGAATTCCAGCGCTGGAAACTGCATCCGGCCATCCGCGAATACCTCGAAGGCGGGAAGCGCGTCGCCTATGGCGCGCGCGCGATCAACGAGGGCGGTTGGCAGTCGGTCCCGAAGCTGGCCTTCCCCGGTGGCGCGCTGATCGGCTGCGCGGCGGGCTTCGTCAACGTGCCCCGGATCAAGGGCAGCCATACGGCGATGAAAAGCGGGATGCTGGCGGCAGAAGCCGTCGCGGCCGCGATCGGCGGCGGCGCGGAGAAGACCGAGTTGGGCGACTACGATGCCGCCGTGCGGTCGAGCTGGATCGCCGACGAGCTGAAGAAGGTGAAGAACGCCCAGCCCGCAGTGGCGAAGTTCGGCGGCGATGTCGGCACCGTCATTGCCGGGATCGACATGTGGATGCGCACGCTGGGCATCGGCCTGCCGGTGACGATGAAGCACGATCCCGACTATACCCATACCCACCGGGCGGACCTCCACCGGCCGATCGATTACCCCAAGCCCGACGGCGAGATCACGTTCGATCGGCTGACCTCGGTATCCTATTCCTACACCAATCATGCAGAGGACCAGCCCTGCCATCTGAAGGTGAAGGACATGGCGCTGCAGGAGGCAAGCGAGCTGGGCGTCTATGGCGGCCCCTCGACGCGCTATTGCCCCGCCGGGGTCTACGAATGGGTCGATGTCGAGGAAGGCGATCCCAAGTTCGTGATCAACGCGCAGAACTGCGTCCACTGCAAGACCTGCGATATCAAGGACCCGAACCAGAACATCGAATGGGTCACGCCCGAAGGCGGCGGCGGACCGAACTATCCGAATATGTGACGGGGACCTTTGCCAAACGCTCGCGTCGCCCTGGATCCGAACCGGGGCGACGGAAACGGCAGGAATTGCGTGAGCATCACCGAAACCGCCTACGCCAAGATCAACCTGGCGCTGCATGTCCGGCGGCGGCGGGAAGACGGGTATCACGAGCTGGAGACGCTGTTCGCCTTCGTCGATACCGGCGATGTGCTGACGGCGCGCACCGCGGCGCAGGACAGCCTGACCGTCACCGGCGAATTTGCCGGCGCGCTCGACGATCCGTTCGGCAATATCGCCGCGAAAGCGCTCGCCAAGCTGCCGCGCGCGGACGGCCTTGCCCTCACGCTCGAAAAGCGGCTGCCGGTCGCTGCCGGACTGGGCGGCGGCTCCGCCGATGCCGGGGCGGTGTTTCGCCTGATCCGCGAGCGCTATGGCCTGCCCGGGGACTGGCGCGAACGGGCGGCGAGCCTGGGCGCGGACGTTCCCGCTTGCGTGGAGAGCGTTGCCTCTATCGGGCGCGGGACCGGCACCGAGTTGTCGCCGGTCGAAAACGATCTGGCCGGAACGCCGGTTCTGCTGGTCAATCCGCGGGTGCCGCTCCCCACCGGCCCGGTTTTCGCCGCCTGGGACGGAGCCGACGCGGGGCCGCTGGCGGGCACGACCGCCCGCGAAATTGCCGAAAGCAACGGCAACGATCTCGAGCGGATCGTTTTCGAACGCCTCCGCGTGGAAGAGGCCTTGTCTGCCTGGAACGCCCTGGCCGACAGCGGCGGGTTTCTGACTCGCATGTCCGGCTCGGGCGCGACGTCTTTCGCCTTGTTCGAAACGATCGAGGCGCGTGACCGGGCGGCTGCGGATATTGCCGCCGCAAACCCCGGCTGGTGGCAAATGAAAGGTGCGCTGCGATGATCGACAGTCTTCCGTTCCGCCGGGTTGGCGAACCGACCCGGGGCGGTATCGTTTGCGTGGTCGATCATGCGTCCAACCGCGTCCCCGCGGACATCGAACTGGGGATCGCGCCCGAGCTTCTGGACAAGCATATCGCGGTCGACATCGGTGTCGAAGGCGTCGCCGAACGCATGGCGCGACGGCACGCGATCCCCGCCCATCTCGCGTGTGTCAGCAGGCTGGTATGCGACCTCCATCGTGAAGAGGAGTCGCCTGCCGTCGTCCCCGAAACGAGCGACGGCCACCTGATCCCGGGAAACATCGGCGCCGATATCGAACGGCGTCTCGCGCTGTTCCATCGCCCCTACCACGCTGCGCTGGCCGAGTGGCTCGACGCCGCGCAGCCCGAGCTTGTCATTGCGCTCCACAGCTTCACCCCCGCGCTCGAAAGCGGTGGTGAGGAACGGCCGTGGGAAGTCGCCCTGCTCTATAACCGGGACGATCGCGCCGCGCGCCACGCGATCCGCCTGTTCGCGGAAGAAGGGCTGACGGTCGGCGACAACCAGCCTTATTCGGGCAAGCAGTTGAACGCGACGATGGACCGCCATGCGGAGGCGCACGGGAGACCCTATCTGACGATCGAGATCAGACAGGACATGATCGAGCGGGAGGCCGATCAGGCGCGCTGGGCGGCACTCGTCGCGGATGTCGCCGGCCGCACTGCGCACGCGCTGAAGGACGCTTAAGGGCCCCTGGCGGCGCTCGGGGAGTGCTCACGGGTGCCCGAGCGGCACGCGAGAGCTGTTGCCGGCAAAAGAATTTCCCTTTCGACCGGCCCGTGCGATGCTTTAGGGGTTGGAATCCCCTCGAACGCGCAACATCTGGAACTCGCCATGCCTGCCTACCGCTCCCGCACTTCGACCCACGGCCGCAACATGGCCGGCGCGCGCGGGCTGTGGCGCGCAACGGGCATGAAGGACGACGATTTCGGCAAGCCGATTATCGCCGTGGTCAATTCCTTCACCCAGTTCGTGCCTGGTCACGTCCACCTGAAAGACCTGGGCCAGATGGTCGCGCGCGAGATCGAGGCTGCGGGCGGCGTGGCCAAGGAGTTCAACACGATCGCGGTCGACGACGGGATCGCGATGGGCCACGACGGCATGCTCTATTCGTTGCCCAGCCGCGATCTGATCGCCGACAGCGTCGAATACATGGTCAACGCCCATTGCGCCGACGCGATGGTCTGCATTTCCAATTGCGACAAGATCACGCCGGGAATGCTGATGGCGGCGATGCGGATCAACATTCCGGTCGTGTTCGTTTCCGGCGGACCGATGGAAGCGGGCAAAGTCGTCCTCAAGGGCAAGGAAGTCGCGCTCGATCTGGTCGATGCGATGGTCGCCGCCGCCGACGAGCGCATGACCGACGAGGAAGTTCTCGATATCGAGCGGTCCGCCTGCCCCACATGCGGATCGTGCAGCGGCATGTTCACCGCCAATTCGATGAACTGCCTGACCGAGGCGCTCGGTCTCTCGCTGCCGGGCAACGGATCGACCCTTGCCACCCACGCCGACCGCAAGGCGCTGTTCCTGCGCGCCGGGCGGCTTGTCGTCGAACTCTGCCGCCGGTGGTACGAGGAAGACGATGCGAGCGTCCTGCCGCGCACGATCGCCGATCGGTCGGCTTTCGAAAATGCCATGAGCCTCGATATCGCGATGGGCGGATCGACCAATACCGTGCTGCACCTGCTTGCCGCCGCGCACGAGGCGGGGCTGGACTTCACGATGGCCGATATCGACCGCCTCAGCCGCCATATCCCGTGCCTTTCCAAGGTCGCACCGGCGAAGGACGACGTGCATATGGAGGACGTTCACCGGGCCGGCGGAATCATGGCGATCCTGGGCGAACTCGATCGCGCGGGCTTGCTTAACACCGCGGTGCCCACCGTTCACAGCCCGACACTGCGCGATGCTCTCGACGAATGGGATATCGCGCGCACCAACAGCCCGGCGGTGCAGGAGTTTTTCCGCGCCGCGCCCGGTGGCGTGCCGACGCAGACGGCATTCAGCCAGAACCGGCGGTGGGCCGAACTCGACCTCGATCGCCGCGAGGGGGTGATCCGCTCGGCCGAACATGCCTTCAGCCAGGATGGCGGGCTTGCGGTTCTCTACGGCAATCTGGCGGAAGATGGCTGCATCGTGAAGACCGCCGGGGTCGACGAAAGCATTCTGACGTTTTCCGGCCCGGCGAAAGTCTACGAAAGCCAGGACGCGGCCGTGACGGCCATCCTGACCGACCAGGTTCGCGAAGGCGATGTCGTGGTCATCCGCTACGAAGGGCCGAAGGGCGGCCCCGGCATGCAGGAAATGCTCTATCCCACCAGCTACCTCAAGTCGAAGGGGCTGGGCAAAGCCTGCGCGCTGGTGACCGACGGGCGCTTCTCCGGCGGCACGTCGGGCCTGTCGATCGGCCATGCTTCGCCCGAGGCGGCCGAAGGCGGCGCAATCGGCCTGGTGCGCGAAGGCGACAGGATCGTGATCGACATTCCGAAACGAACGATCCATCTCGACGTCTCGGAATCCGAACTGGCCGAGAGGCGAGCGGAGATGGAGGCAAGGGGAGATCGGGCATGGAAGCCGGTGGAAAAGCGCAAGCGGCAGGTTTCGACCGCGCTGCAGGCTTATGCCGCGATGACCACCAGCGCCGCGCGCGGCGCGGTGCGCGACGTTTCGCAGCTCGTCCGCAAGTGAGACCGTCCCGAGCCGGTGCCGCGGCCGTGCTGACGCTTGCGGCCGCCTGTTCCTCTGCCGATGCGCCGGTGCAGGCGCAGGCGGATGAAGGCGCCCAGCCGATCGAATGCGCCATCGGCCCGGGGGCCGGCTTCGGGCCGGATTGCCTGGTGGAACGCGCCGAGATCGACGGAACGATCGTGCTGACGGTGCGCCATGCCGACGGCGGCTTCCGCCGGTTCGCGCAGTTGCCGGAAGGGCGCGGACTGGTTGCCTACGATGGCGCCGACCCGGTCGAACAGACGCTGGCGGGCGAGGTGCTGGAGGTCGCGATTGCCGGCGAACGCTACCGCTTTGCCGCGCGGCCTTCTCAGGGAACCGATGCCGGCGAGTGATCCCGTCCTGACGGTCGCCGAAATGCAGGCGGCGGAACAGGCGCTGGTCGATGCCGGCACGGATGTCGATACGCTGATGCAGCGGGCAGGGTGCGGGGCGGCCGAATGGGTCTGGCGCCTTGCCGCCGGCCGGCCGGTGACGGTCCTGTGCGGACCGGGCAACAACGGCGGCGACGGCTACGTTATCGCGCAGGTCCTGCATCGGCGCGGGCTGGATGTTGCGGTCGTGGCGCCGATCGCGCCCGGAACCGATGCAGCGCAGAACGCATCCGCGCTCTATCGCGGAGCCATCGGGCGGACGGCCAGCGGACGGCGCGGAGCGGTGCTGGTGGACTGTCTGTTCGGCAGCGGGCTTGCCCGGCCGCTGTCGACCGAACTCGCCGGGTTGCTGGCCGAACTCGCGGCCGGTCATCGTCATGCGGTCGCGGTGGACCTGCCGAGCGGGATCGAAAGCGATTCCGGTATGCCGCTCAACCCCGACCTGCCCGCTTGCGACCTGACGCTGGCGCTGGGGGCGTGGAAGTTCGCGCACTGGACCATGCCCGCCTGCGCCCGGATGGGCGTGCGGCGGCTGGTCGATATCGGCGTGACCGCGCCGCCGTGTTCGGCGCGTCTTTCCGCCCGCCCCCGGCTCGATCCTCCGGCGCCCGATGCGCACAAGTATCGGCGCGGCCTGCTCGGTGTGGTCGGCGGGGCCATGCCCGGGGCGGGCCTGCTTTCGGCCCGTGCCGCGATGCACGCGGGCGCGGGCTACGTGAAGCTTTTCTCCGGCCATTCGCATCCCGCCGCTCCCGCTGCGCTGGTCGTCGACGCGCGCCCGCTGGCCGAGGCGCTCGGCGACGCGCGTCTGGGGGCGATCCTTGCTGGCCCCGGCCTCGGCCGCGACGAGGGTGCGAAGGCGCGGCTGGAGCAGGTTCTCGACACCGACGCGCCGCTCGTCCTCGATGCCGATGCGCTGATTTTGCCGGGGCCGCGCAGGTTTGCGCGCGAGACGCTGCTGACCCCGCACGAGGGGGAATTGGAAAGCCTGTGCCGTCTCTTCGGCGTCGATGGCGGCAGCAAGCGCGCGAAGGCGCAGGAACTGGCGCGCAAAAGCGGGGCCGTGGTCCTGGCCAAAGGGCCGGATACGCTGCTGTGCGCACCCGACGGCAGGCTGCATCTGTTCCCGCCGGGCCCGAGCTGGCTTTCCGCCGCTGGCACGGGCGACGTTCTTGCCGGCGTGGCGGCAAGCCGCATGGCGACGGGCGCCGGCGCTTTCCTCGCGGCCGAGCAGGCCGTGTGGCTGCACCACGAGGCCGCGCGGATCGCGGGGGTGGCATTCAGCGCCGACGAACTGGCGAAAGCCGTGAAAGCCGCCTACGCGCGCTTCCTGTGACCGAGACAAACGAGATCCTGCGTATCGCCGCCAAGGGCGACGGCGTGACCGCCGATGGCCGCCATGTGCCCTTCGCCGCCCCGGGCGATGTGCTGCAAGCCGATGGCACGCTGGAACCGGGGCCGCACCGGGCCCAGCCGCCGTGCCGCCATTTCGGCACGTGCGGGGGGTGCCAGCTTCAGCATTGCGATAGCCAGGCGATCGCGCGCTACGTCGGCGAGCGGGTCGCCTTTGCCGCGCAGGGGCAGGGCGTCGCCATCGGCGAAATGCTGGCGCCGCACCTTTCGCCCCCGCGCAGCCGCCGGCGTTGCACGCTTCATGCGGCGAGCGCGGGGGGTAAGCCGCTGCTCGGGTTCCGGCAGGCAGGCTCGCACCGGATCGTGGACATGCGCGAATGCCATATCCTCCGCCCGGAACTCTTCGCGCTGGTGCCGCCGCTGCGGACATTGCTGGCGGCGCGGAAAGAGCGGCTATCGGCAAAGATCGAACTGACTCTGACCGATCAGGGGGTCGACTGCGCGATAGCGGGGCTCGCGGTGGAAGGACTGGCCGCCACCGAGGCGATGCTGGCTTTCGCGCAGCAGAACGGCTTGGCCCGCCTGACGCTCGATCACGGATACGGGCCGGAGCCGGTGTGGGAGCCGGAGCCGGTCACCGTTTCGCCCGCCGGCGTTCCGGTCGGTTTCCCCAGCGGCGGGTTTCTGCAGGCGACTGCGGATGGCGAGAAGGCCCTGACGCAGATCGCCGGCGACTGGCTGTCGGGCGCGCGCTTCGTCGCGGACCTGTTCTCCGGCCTCGGCACTTTTGCCTTTGCCCTGTCGCGCGAATCGAAGGTCCTGGCGGTCGAGGCCGCCCGCGATGCCCATCTGGCGTGCAAGTCGGCTGCCGCGCGCACCGGCGGGGCGGTCCATGCCATGCACCGCGACCTTTTCCGCAACCCGCTCCAGCCCGAAGAGCTGAACCGGTTCGACGCCGTGCTGCTCGACCCGCCGAGAGCCGGCGCGCGCGAGCAAGTGGCGCGGCTGGCCGAAAGCACGGTGCCGCGGATCGTCTACGTCAGTTGCAATCCGGCGAGCTGGGCGCGCGACGCTGCGCGGCTGGTGGCCGCCGGATACCGTCTGGAAGCTGCCAAGCCGGTGGGCCAGTTCGTCTGGTCGACCCACGTCGAACTGGCGAGCCTTTTCGTGCGGGAGCGGGGCTAGGCGCGGCTGTCCCGCAAAGCCCCCAGCAGTTGTTCGAACAGCCAGTCGCGCGCATGGGGCTCGACATAGGCGTGGCTGGCCCCCGGGCAGCGGGCGATCCGCGAATCGGCGAGGTCCCATGCTTCGGCGAATGCCTGCGCGGTCCGGTCGGTTTCGGCCAGAAGGATGCGCACCGGCCCTTCGAACCGTTCCAGCCCTGCCGCCATTTCTTGCGCCAGCGATCCCGGGCCGGATCGGGGCAGGGCGGCTCTGGCCAGGCCGCGTGCCAGCTTGCGGAAATCGACCCGACCGGTGACGAGGCGGGCCAGTTCTCCGGGATTTTTCAGCTTTTCGAGATAGCGCGAACGTATCGCGGTGGACGGGGGAAGGTCGTCCTGCTCGTCCTCGATCGTCCACGGGTTGGACAGGACGAGCGCGTCGCAGCCGGCCCCGCTCGCCAGCATCAGGGCGCTGGCGGCATCGCAGTTGCCGAAGGCGACGACCCGTTTCATCTGGGGCGCCATGGCGCGGAATGCGTCGATTGCCGCTGCGATATCCTTCGCGCTCGCGCGAAACCCGCGATTCTTGCCCTCGCTGTCGCCGACGCCCCGCCGGTCGAAACGGAACACCGGAAAGCCCGCCCTGGCGATTCTTTCGGCGAGCCGGGCCTGGCCGGAAAAGGCGCCGGCGCGAATCTCGTTGCCGCCGCTGACGATCAGCAGCCCGACCGAGGCGGGGGCGGTGTCGATCGTTCCCGCCAGCGTCTGATCTTCGCAGGCGAATGTGAGGGGGAGCCGGTTCACGCTTCCTGCATCCCCTGTCCGACAGCGGCGGCAAGCGCTTCTGCCTGTTCGCGCGATTCGCCCGGCTCCGCGCGCAGCCACAGCCCGCTGCCCCCGAGGGCATCCTGTTCGATCCGCACCTGAGCGGATTGCGACGGCAAGTCGGCCGCTTCCAGTTCGCGGAAAAGGTCCCGGCCCAGCGACCATCCGGCCAGCTCGATGCCTTCCGAGCGGCCCAGTTGTGCGAGGCCCCCGGTCGTCTCCTCGGTCCCCGCCTCGCGCGCGGAAAGCGTGCGTGCGCGGAGCATCGGCCGCAGGACCTGGCGCCCGGCAATCGGGGCGTAGTTCCAGCCAGGCATATCGGTGGGGGCAAGCAAGGCCCCGCCACGCAGGGTGAGCACATGGGTCGCCTCGAAATG
The sequence above is a segment of the Pelagerythrobacter marensis genome. Coding sequences within it:
- the ilvD gene encoding dihydroxy-acid dehydratase; translation: MPAYRSRTSTHGRNMAGARGLWRATGMKDDDFGKPIIAVVNSFTQFVPGHVHLKDLGQMVAREIEAAGGVAKEFNTIAVDDGIAMGHDGMLYSLPSRDLIADSVEYMVNAHCADAMVCISNCDKITPGMLMAAMRINIPVVFVSGGPMEAGKVVLKGKEVALDLVDAMVAAADERMTDEEVLDIERSACPTCGSCSGMFTANSMNCLTEALGLSLPGNGSTLATHADRKALFLRAGRLVVELCRRWYEEDDASVLPRTIADRSAFENAMSLDIAMGGSTNTVLHLLAAAHEAGLDFTMADIDRLSRHIPCLSKVAPAKDDVHMEDVHRAGGIMAILGELDRAGLLNTAVPTVHSPTLRDALDEWDIARTNSPAVQEFFRAAPGGVPTQTAFSQNRRWAELDLDRREGVIRSAEHAFSQDGGLAVLYGNLAEDGCIVKTAGVDESILTFSGPAKVYESQDAAVTAILTDQVREGDVVVIRYEGPKGGPGMQEMLYPTSYLKSKGLGKACALVTDGRFSGGTSGLSIGHASPEAAEGGAIGLVREGDRIVIDIPKRTIHLDVSESELAERRAEMEARGDRAWKPVEKRKRQVSTALQAYAAMTTSAARGAVRDVSQLVRK
- a CDS encoding lytic transglycosylase domain-containing protein, which translates into the protein MAKPDPTRWLTLIAATAALFASAVVATPAAANSSAAEYFRSRALNSNVPELLSRPDREYYTDLFQAIDRQDWSRVEAMLAERSDGPLHQVAKAEYYLAATSPRVELPAIQAWLAEGSRLPHAEQMGNLGLKRGLMSAPYLPQRQSFVRQPYASKRVRPSTVDDGTMPADVRQAILDRISNDDPDGARQLLDGVDALLSPPARAEWRQRVAFSYYIENNDPAALAMAQTVRDGSGAWVAEGDWVAGLAAWRLNDCETAADSFERAARGSTNNELTAAAFYWSSRASIRCRQPEKAAERLRGAARLDETLYGMLAREQLGQHLPQNHASADFAMEDWRKLREIENVRIAVALAEIGRDRLADEVLRHEAQIGDPENYDELSRLAREMGLPSTQLWMAHNAPRGARAEPALRYPAPKWQPVNGWRVDPALAYAHTLQESVFRADAVSPAGARGLMQIMPAAAIDHRAKLGVSGNASDLARPEINLAFGQEHLQMLRDSGATGGLLPKVMAAYNAGLSPVTRWNTEIRDQGDPLLYMESIPYWETRGYVAIVMRNYWMYERQAGGASESRIALAQGMWPTFPELSGGGGVRLTSRD
- a CDS encoding 4-(cytidine 5'-diphospho)-2-C-methyl-D-erythritol kinase encodes the protein MSITETAYAKINLALHVRRRREDGYHELETLFAFVDTGDVLTARTAAQDSLTVTGEFAGALDDPFGNIAAKALAKLPRADGLALTLEKRLPVAAGLGGGSADAGAVFRLIRERYGLPGDWRERAASLGADVPACVESVASIGRGTGTELSPVENDLAGTPVLLVNPRVPLPTGPVFAAWDGADAGPLAGTTAREIAESNGNDLERIVFERLRVEEALSAWNALADSGGFLTRMSGSGATSFALFETIEARDRAAADIAAANPGWWQMKGALR
- a CDS encoding NAD(P)H-hydrate dehydratase, producing MPASDPVLTVAEMQAAEQALVDAGTDVDTLMQRAGCGAAEWVWRLAAGRPVTVLCGPGNNGGDGYVIAQVLHRRGLDVAVVAPIAPGTDAAQNASALYRGAIGRTASGRRGAVLVDCLFGSGLARPLSTELAGLLAELAAGHRHAVAVDLPSGIESDSGMPLNPDLPACDLTLALGAWKFAHWTMPACARMGVRRLVDIGVTAPPCSARLSARPRLDPPAPDAHKYRRGLLGVVGGAMPGAGLLSARAAMHAGAGYVKLFSGHSHPAAPAALVVDARPLAEALGDARLGAILAGPGLGRDEGAKARLEQVLDTDAPLVLDADALILPGPRRFARETLLTPHEGELESLCRLFGVDGGSKRAKAQELARKSGAVVLAKGPDTLLCAPDGRLHLFPPGPSWLSAAGTGDVLAGVAASRMATGAGAFLAAEQAVWLHHEAARIAGVAFSADELAKAVKAAYARFL
- a CDS encoding N-formylglutamate amidohydrolase translates to MIDSLPFRRVGEPTRGGIVCVVDHASNRVPADIELGIAPELLDKHIAVDIGVEGVAERMARRHAIPAHLACVSRLVCDLHREEESPAVVPETSDGHLIPGNIGADIERRLALFHRPYHAALAEWLDAAQPELVIALHSFTPALESGGEERPWEVALLYNRDDRAARHAIRLFAEEGLTVGDNQPYSGKQLNATMDRHAEAHGRPYLTIEIRQDMIEREADQARWAALVADVAGRTAHALKDA
- a CDS encoding electron transfer flavoprotein-ubiquinone oxidoreductase, with amino-acid sequence MSERESMPCDVVIVGGGPAGLAAAIRLKQINDALEVVVLEKGSEIGAHILSGAVVDPKALDELLPEWRDQGCPMAEVPVTDNWHWVLSRGGKRAIPHLFMPPFLSNDGCYTGSLGNMTRWLGEQAEALGVMVFPGFPAADVLFDDSGAVAGVVTQDMGVAADGSHKPDYQPGMEIHAKYTLFAEGARGNLTKRIKARFDLEADCQPQVYGLGIKELWDIDPDKHVPGRVIHTQGWPLSESDTWGGGFLYHQAGGQVALGFVTALDYENPYVSPFQEFQRWKLHPAIREYLEGGKRVAYGARAINEGGWQSVPKLAFPGGALIGCAAGFVNVPRIKGSHTAMKSGMLAAEAVAAAIGGGAEKTELGDYDAAVRSSWIADELKKVKNAQPAVAKFGGDVGTVIAGIDMWMRTLGIGLPVTMKHDPDYTHTHRADLHRPIDYPKPDGEITFDRLTSVSYSYTNHAEDQPCHLKVKDMALQEASELGVYGGPSTRYCPAGVYEWVDVEEGDPKFVINAQNCVHCKTCDIKDPNQNIEWVTPEGGGGPNYPNM
- the moaB gene encoding molybdenum cofactor biosynthesis protein B; the protein is MPIDYDRTFTPIGIAVLTVSDSRTAADDTSGDILAGRIEGAGHRLVERAIVRDDSDAIAHRLEAWMADSRIDAIVATGGTGLTGRDVTPEALEKVRRDHAGRDIPGFGELFRWLSYKSIGTSTIQSRACAIVAAGTYIFALPGSNGAVKDGWDGILAEQLDSRNRPCNFAELMPRLREV